A stretch of Henckelia pumila isolate YLH828 chromosome 4, ASM3356847v2, whole genome shotgun sequence DNA encodes these proteins:
- the LOC140861929 gene encoding uncharacterized protein encodes MASSSESLQEENQGNQGKPDDQDNQPQNTRDATNQPPEEPNPLLMIEMMKKFFHYCQQSPRNPDVGDRTFERFLRYNPPKFLGTPDATQAESWMTKIRKIFSVHNYSDEQKINLATYQFEDAAYDWWRVIDHQWSRNKTPRTWDNFTQEFKDKYIPQVVQNTRDREFMDLVQGSMTVAQYEAEFHRLIHYAPHFMEDELRKTRKFVQGLNLEIRWSTLSTEATNYNITVNQALRVEAEMKTLLKREETEKKTKTSNFTENNQKKRKFEREFQPDKNGGPRRQNFQEDHNNQKCGYCGLPNHNEDKCWRKNGKCLVCGSEQHRIQEFPKRSQQTSSAPKTKIPARAYALMGKDEEVDPTAVVEGKFFLLSKVGKALFDPGATHSFVSSTFLCNLNLISSKLPYFLEVSSPMGNKISSDVLYKDCPLEINKKIFYVDLVELPIQGYDIILGMDWLFRHQALLNCYTKEIKLNDSGEAMSGNHNNKSFSNAFISALEAHSIIKKGGQGFLAYLFNKPKDQLRVSEIPIVQDFSEVFPEEINSLPPHREIEFTIE; translated from the coding sequence ATGGCATCCTCAAGTGAAAGTttacaagaagaaaaccaagggAATCAAGGAAAACCAGATGACCAAGACAATCAACCACAAAATACTAGAGATGCTACAAATCAGCCACCAGAAGAGCCTAACCCACTCCTTATGATCGAAATGATGAAAAAATTCTTTCACTATTGCCAGCAATCACCTAGGAACCCTGATGTGGGTGACCGGACCTTTGAACGTTTTCTTCGTTACAACCCCCCAAAATTCCTGGGAACTCCGGATGCTACGCAAGCAGAGTCATGGATGACAAAAATTCGGAAAATATTCTCTGTTCACAATTACTCAGATGAACAGAAGATAAATCTAGCAACTTATCAATTCGAAGATGCTGCTTATGACTGGTGGAGAGTCATAGATCACCAATGGAGTAGAAATAAGACGCCAAGAACTTGGGATAACTTCACACAAGAATTTAAGGATAAATATATCCCTCAAGTAGTTCAAAACACTCGAGATAGGGAATTTATGGATCTAGTTCAAGGGTCAATGACAGTAGCCCAATACGAAGCTGAGTTCCATCGATTGATCCACTATGCCCCACACTTCATGGAAGATGAACTAAGGAAGACAAGGAAATTCGTTCAAGGACTAAACCTAGAAATTCGCTGGTCAACTCTGTCAACGGAGGCTACTAACTATAATATCACGGTCAATCAAGCCCTACGAGTGGAAGCCGAAATGAAAACGCTCCTCAAAAGAGAAGAAACGGAAAAGAAAACCAAAACTTCCAATTTCACAGAAAACAAtcagaagaaaagaaaatttgaAAGGGAATTTCAACCTGACAAGAATGGGGGACCTAGAAGACAAAATTTTCAGGAAGATCACAACAACCAAAAATGTGGATACTGTGGGCTACCTAATCACAATGAAGATAAGTGCTGGAGGAAAAATGGGAAATGTTTGGTCTGTGGAAGTGAGCAACACCGCATTCAAGAATTCCCGAAAAGATCCCAACAAACTTCTTCAGCTCCAAAAACTAAGATCCCAGCAAGAGCATATGCACTCATGGGAAAAGATGAAGAAGTTGACCCCACTGCTGTGGTAGAAGGTAAGTTTTTCCTATTATCAAAGGTCGGGAAAGCCCTATTTGATCCAGgagcaactcactcttttgttTCCAGTACTTTTTTGTGCAATCTAAATCTCATATCTAGTAAACTACCATACTTCTTGGAAGTAAGTTCACCAATGGGAAACAAGATTTCCAGTGATGTCCTTTACAAGGATTGCCCCCtggaaattaataaaaaaatattttatgttgattTAGTTGAGCTCCCTATACAAGGATATGATATCATTTTAGGGATGGACTGGCTGTTTAGACACCAAGCTCTGTTGAACTGTTATACAAAGGAGATCAAACTTAATGATTCAGGAGAAGCCATGTCTGGGAATCATAATAACAAGTCTTTTAGCAACGCCTTTATATCTGCTTTAGAAGCACATTCTATTATTAAAAAAGGAGGACAAGGATTTCTGGCATACCTTTTCAACAAGCCAAAAGATCAACTAAGGGTATCTGAAATTCCCATTGTGCAAGACTTTTCTGAAGTCTTTCCAGAAGAGATTAACTCTCTACCCCCTCACAGAGAAATCGAGTTTACCATTGAATAA